The following proteins are encoded in a genomic region of Gimesia algae:
- a CDS encoding DUF1592 domain-containing protein, which yields MGLRVILNRSQHEEKSISPSLCHIPAKDRPDCRQGKFVVYLPLLCLLLPILSGGAAQSAEKSVSDAEATIRQLLQKTCFDCHNDDLAEGRLNLQQLSWKLDDQRLRQRWIQVNDRIAAGEMPPDQNDLAQADREILLKALSHSLQTADAAEVALLGRGPLRRLTRDEYEQNLRDVLSLPHLDIRDLLPQDREQDHCNKVSEVLDMSRIQLDAYLDAADQALRQSVASGMEPRQQAHHRLPATRMFLTAQTYGGREAMFYAKDSQMVPLSGGDLARMRKENQHDPEMELAIFRSASWPYYGYPDVFRAREAGAYRIRFSARAVRQLRDFSLRPASHSIAMNFRARKRSGADVSGDVRATGDTFDIQPEADLYETTIRLKQNETFEYSLLGLPVPRAINPPNAPLYYDFPPMPDGGHPGVAFQWLEITGPLDSETWPPSSHQRLFGTLPIRVAEKGTLPVELISTQPEQDAKRLLRRFIQLAEREPTPEDVIKIYEQMVSDEIQSGTPLAEALLTGYTAFLCSGQFLFLPEPRADSSQRQYAVASRLSHFLGNTRPDTELIQLAEQGQLLDKKILTQQTRRLLVSESAENFVSNLTDHWLSLKDIRRDEPDSRLYPEYRFDDYLIESMAAETRAFVTAMFEENLPVTALVDADFVFVNDRLARHYGLPPVSGSQIRKVSLPDESLYGGLLTQAAILKVTANGTSTSPVIRGAWIMDRIMGDPPPPPPPAVPAVEPDIRGATTIRQQLALHTKDPACAACHARFDPVGFALEAFDIMGAFRTRYRSLAKGEKVTGIDRAGHDYTYYVAGPTDSRGQLLDGRSFQDIQELKQLLVAEPRQLARNLVQQLIVYATGTPVRFSDRPVVDAILNECQPQDYRTRDLLEAVVHSPIFLGSSLPQQASVQTD from the coding sequence ATGGGTTTACGAGTCATTCTAAACAGGAGCCAACACGAGGAGAAATCGATCTCACCTTCATTGTGTCATATTCCAGCGAAGGATCGTCCTGATTGCAGGCAAGGGAAGTTCGTAGTCTATTTACCGCTTCTGTGCCTGTTACTTCCGATTTTATCTGGAGGTGCTGCGCAGTCTGCAGAAAAGTCTGTTTCAGACGCGGAAGCTACTATCCGACAGTTACTGCAGAAAACCTGCTTCGACTGTCATAATGACGATCTTGCAGAAGGGCGGTTGAATCTGCAGCAACTCAGTTGGAAACTGGATGATCAACGACTGCGCCAGCGCTGGATTCAAGTAAACGACCGGATTGCTGCGGGAGAGATGCCGCCCGATCAGAATGATCTGGCTCAAGCGGATCGTGAGATCCTGCTGAAAGCGTTGTCTCATTCACTGCAGACTGCGGATGCCGCTGAGGTGGCGCTCCTGGGGCGGGGGCCGTTACGTCGACTGACGCGTGACGAGTATGAACAGAATCTACGCGATGTGCTGTCGCTGCCGCATCTGGATATTCGCGATCTGCTGCCTCAGGATCGAGAGCAGGACCATTGCAATAAAGTCTCAGAAGTGCTGGACATGTCCCGGATTCAGCTCGACGCGTATCTGGATGCCGCCGATCAGGCGTTGCGTCAGTCGGTCGCCTCAGGAATGGAACCACGGCAACAGGCGCATCATCGTCTGCCTGCGACGCGGATGTTTCTGACCGCTCAGACATATGGTGGCCGCGAAGCGATGTTCTATGCGAAGGATTCCCAGATGGTTCCGCTGTCGGGCGGTGATCTGGCCCGGATGCGTAAAGAGAACCAACACGATCCCGAGATGGAGCTGGCAATTTTTCGTTCTGCTTCCTGGCCGTATTACGGTTATCCGGATGTCTTCAGAGCCAGGGAAGCCGGGGCTTATCGTATTCGCTTTTCTGCCCGCGCAGTCAGGCAGTTGAGGGATTTCAGTCTCAGACCGGCCAGTCATTCGATTGCGATGAATTTTCGTGCGCGAAAACGTTCTGGTGCAGATGTCTCAGGGGATGTCCGTGCAACGGGAGATACCTTTGATATACAGCCAGAGGCCGATCTCTATGAAACGACGATCCGTCTCAAACAGAATGAAACGTTCGAGTACAGTCTGTTGGGACTGCCGGTTCCTCGCGCCATCAATCCTCCAAATGCGCCGTTGTACTATGATTTTCCTCCGATGCCGGACGGCGGTCATCCAGGGGTCGCCTTTCAATGGCTGGAAATTACAGGTCCTCTGGATTCTGAAACATGGCCTCCCTCTTCGCATCAACGGCTATTTGGAACGTTGCCGATTCGAGTTGCAGAGAAAGGCACGTTACCGGTTGAACTGATTTCAACACAACCGGAGCAGGATGCGAAACGTCTGCTACGACGCTTTATTCAGCTGGCAGAGCGTGAGCCGACGCCTGAAGATGTAATCAAAATCTACGAACAGATGGTGTCAGACGAAATCCAGTCAGGTACTCCGCTGGCAGAAGCATTACTTACCGGTTACACCGCGTTTCTGTGTTCGGGACAGTTTCTGTTTCTACCGGAACCGCGGGCTGATTCTTCCCAGCGACAGTATGCTGTCGCTTCACGTCTGTCGCATTTCCTGGGGAACACGCGACCCGATACCGAGTTAATTCAGCTTGCAGAGCAGGGGCAACTGTTAGATAAGAAGATTCTGACACAGCAGACGCGTCGATTACTGGTTTCTGAATCCGCAGAGAACTTTGTGAGCAATCTGACTGATCACTGGCTTTCACTGAAAGACATTCGCCGCGATGAACCGGACAGCCGACTGTATCCGGAATATCGGTTTGATGATTATCTGATTGAATCGATGGCGGCGGAAACGCGTGCGTTTGTAACAGCCATGTTTGAGGAGAATCTCCCAGTTACTGCCCTGGTTGATGCCGACTTTGTGTTTGTGAATGATCGGCTGGCTCGCCATTACGGTTTGCCGCCAGTCAGTGGTTCACAGATACGAAAAGTTTCTCTTCCTGACGAAAGTTTATATGGCGGATTACTGACGCAGGCTGCGATTTTAAAAGTGACCGCGAATGGGACCTCGACTTCTCCCGTGATTCGTGGTGCCTGGATAATGGATCGGATTATGGGGGATCCTCCCCCGCCCCCGCCGCCAGCTGTACCTGCTGTCGAACCAGACATCCGCGGTGCTACAACGATCCGCCAGCAACTGGCGCTGCATACAAAGGATCCAGCTTGCGCCGCCTGTCATGCCCGTTTTGACCCGGTCGGTTTTGCATTGGAAGCTTTTGATATCATGGGAGCGTTTCGAACCCGCTATCGCAGTCTGGCAAAAGGCGAAAAAGTGACGGGCATTGATCGCGCCGGACATGATTACACTTATTATGTAGCTGGTCCGACCGATTCCCGTGGTCAGCTGCTTGACGGGAGGTCATTTCAAGATATTCAGGAACTGAAACAACTGCTTGTCGCAGAACCGCGGCAGCTGGCACGGAATCTGGTGCAGCAATTGATCGTTTATGCGACGGGGACTCCGGTCCGGTTCTCTGATCGACCTGTGGTGGATGCGATTCTGAACGAATGCCAGCCGCAGGACTATCGCACACGCGACCTGCTGGAAGCGGTTGTGCACAGCCCGATATTTCTGGGGAGTTCACTTCCTCAGCAAGCGAGTGTGCAGACTGATTGA
- a CDS encoding DUF1559 domain-containing protein, translated as MFRRTRGFTLIELLVVIAIIAILIALLLPAVQQAREAARRSQCKNNLKQLGLAMHNYHETFQVFPFGMINPTNGDLPGSPRPATDNTGWYPMILPYIEQGSLYNVFMEEQKNPARTGAIYWSKKDSVVAMMMCPSDPAGPKNITYGQTNPSSSGSQGFHGNYAVCAGSTHFGAAGSYTPLNGLFYSRSRTKLRDITDGASMTLMASELILSADQSKHDVRGRLMNPRCMGTFFTTLETPNPNVGDVLIACSDIPHAPCGADSTANSRTFARSYHVGGVHGLLADGAVRFISENIDRATFQSLGTRAGQEVIGEF; from the coding sequence ATGTTTCGCCGCACTCGAGGTTTTACGCTCATTGAATTGCTGGTGGTGATCGCGATTATCGCCATCCTGATAGCCCTGTTACTCCCTGCGGTTCAGCAGGCAAGAGAGGCGGCCCGACGCAGCCAGTGCAAAAACAATCTCAAGCAACTGGGGCTGGCGATGCATAATTATCACGAAACATTTCAAGTGTTTCCTTTCGGGATGATTAATCCCACCAATGGTGATTTACCGGGCTCGCCTCGTCCTGCGACAGATAATACAGGCTGGTATCCCATGATTCTGCCGTACATCGAACAAGGTTCTCTGTACAACGTTTTTATGGAAGAGCAGAAAAATCCAGCACGAACGGGCGCCATTTACTGGAGTAAAAAAGATTCGGTGGTTGCCATGATGATGTGTCCCAGTGATCCCGCCGGCCCCAAGAATATTACTTATGGCCAGACCAATCCTTCCAGTAGTGGATCACAGGGTTTTCATGGAAATTATGCGGTCTGCGCTGGATCAACTCATTTTGGGGCTGCTGGAAGTTATACTCCACTGAACGGTCTGTTTTATTCACGTTCACGCACTAAGCTCCGCGATATCACAGATGGTGCGTCGATGACACTCATGGCCAGTGAGCTGATTTTGTCTGCAGATCAATCCAAGCACGATGTGCGCGGCCGACTAATGAACCCGCGCTGTATGGGAACTTTTTTCACGACATTGGAAACACCCAATCCGAATGTCGGCGATGTATTAATTGCCTGCTCGGATATCCCCCATGCCCCATGTGGCGCTGACAGTACAGCAAACAGTCGCACTTTTGCACGCAGCTATCATGTAGGTGGTGTGCATGGTTTACTGGCAGATGGTGCAGTCCGTTTTATCTCTGAAAATATTGATCGTGCTACCTTTCAGTCATTGGGGACCCGTGCCGGTCAGGAAGTGATCGGAGAATTTTAA
- a CDS encoding GntR family transcriptional regulator: MNVTTSLSSHPLPVSSLRLDIFSQILLSIFTGKYPAGTRLKVQHLAKQYGVSSTPVREAIVELTGIGVVELFPNRGAVVAPFGIPEIREMYHVRRILEVESARCACECSDLKEIEQLLAETRTLQQATRNDQWTVLCSDIDKRTHTAIVNAAGIKRLKAELNRYDRLMHMVRVLLKDSELYLDQILEEHLQVLEALLRREQDVAAAAMARHLQATCERAVEGIFIHGISESENIHS; the protein is encoded by the coding sequence ATGAATGTGACAACATCTCTCTCGAGCCATCCTTTGCCGGTCAGCTCACTCAGGCTGGACATTTTCAGCCAGATTCTGCTGTCGATCTTTACGGGTAAGTACCCAGCGGGAACCCGACTGAAGGTACAGCATCTGGCGAAGCAGTATGGCGTGAGCAGTACGCCGGTTCGTGAGGCCATTGTTGAGCTGACCGGGATTGGCGTTGTAGAACTGTTTCCTAACCGGGGGGCGGTGGTCGCTCCGTTTGGTATACCGGAAATACGTGAGATGTATCATGTCCGCCGAATCCTGGAAGTCGAGTCAGCCCGCTGTGCCTGTGAGTGCAGTGACCTGAAAGAAATCGAACAACTACTAGCAGAGACACGGACCTTGCAGCAGGCCACGCGCAATGATCAGTGGACAGTGCTCTGTTCCGACATTGATAAAAGAACGCACACCGCCATTGTGAATGCAGCTGGCATCAAACGTTTGAAGGCGGAACTGAACCGTTATGATCGCCTGATGCATATGGTGCGCGTGTTGCTGAAAGATTCCGAATTATATCTGGATCAGATTCTGGAAGAACACCTGCAGGTTCTGGAAGCCTTGCTCCGCCGTGAGCAGGATGTGGCTGCCGCGGCCATGGCCCGGCATCTGCAGGCGACCTGTGAACGCGCCGTCGAAGGCATCTTTATCCATGGTATTTCTGAGTCGGAAAACATTCATTCTTAA
- a CDS encoding SDR family NAD(P)-dependent oxidoreductase → MQNLFGKKGLVTGAASGIGREIALQLAAEGVNLFLWDIDEAGLKDTAETASLVGVEVNSRICDLTDSQQISAEVQYLIDTWGELDLLVNNAGVAFYGPTHTMSAEQWDWLLAINLHAPIQITREFLPLLLNRPEAHIVNVSSICGLVAGARFSAYQVSKFALQGFSEALRAEYSRQGLGVSSICPGPVTTRLFESAPCGREGKKTPIPPRWVCTTPQQVAQRTIKAIYADQGLCLVGWVSYVLYYLNRIAPWSLDLAHRFGRRKRMKKKAVQLALHAEAQPAKTQVQTTRSKAA, encoded by the coding sequence ATGCAGAATTTATTTGGTAAAAAGGGTTTAGTCACCGGAGCTGCATCGGGAATCGGTCGTGAAATCGCGCTGCAACTGGCTGCGGAAGGTGTTAATCTCTTTCTCTGGGATATTGATGAAGCTGGTCTAAAGGATACAGCGGAAACGGCTTCTCTGGTCGGAGTGGAAGTCAACAGCCGCATCTGCGATCTGACAGATTCCCAACAGATTTCTGCTGAGGTTCAGTATCTGATTGATACCTGGGGAGAACTCGATCTGCTGGTCAATAACGCAGGCGTGGCCTTTTATGGGCCGACACATACGATGTCAGCAGAGCAGTGGGACTGGTTGCTGGCGATTAATTTACACGCACCCATTCAGATTACGCGCGAATTTCTACCGCTGTTGTTGAATCGCCCGGAAGCACATATTGTGAATGTTTCCAGTATTTGTGGTCTGGTTGCCGGTGCACGCTTCAGCGCCTATCAGGTCAGTAAGTTTGCCCTGCAGGGCTTCAGCGAAGCCTTGCGGGCAGAATACAGTCGCCAGGGGTTAGGCGTTTCATCTATCTGCCCTGGCCCCGTGACCACACGGTTATTCGAGTCTGCTCCCTGTGGTCGTGAAGGGAAAAAAACACCGATTCCTCCACGCTGGGTTTGTACGACTCCCCAACAGGTCGCGCAGCGAACCATTAAAGCCATCTATGCTGATCAGGGATTATGTCTGGTCGGCTGGGTGTCCTATGTCCTGTATTACCTGAATCGAATCGCTCCCTGGTCGCTGGATCTGGCACATCGCTTTGGCCGTCGCAAACGGATGAAGAAGAAAGCAGTTCAACTGGCTTTGCATGCTGAAGCTCAGCCCGCCAAAACCCAGGTACAGACTACCCGTTCCAAAGCTGCCTGA
- a CDS encoding DinB family protein, with protein sequence MKISTRIEEYLAGPEALRCAIEGMSAADLDAAPIPGKWSTRQVVCHIADFQPVYADRMKWIIAEDHPPLPGADHNLFAKRLAYDQRDMDEELQLIAVVRQNMARILKTLSEEQLQRTGLHSHDGEVSVASLLERITHHIPHHIKMIQEKRDALQV encoded by the coding sequence ATGAAAATCTCCACGCGCATTGAAGAATACCTGGCGGGACCGGAAGCGCTGCGTTGTGCCATTGAAGGCATGTCTGCTGCAGATCTGGACGCGGCCCCGATTCCCGGAAAATGGTCCACGCGACAGGTGGTCTGTCATATTGCTGATTTTCAACCAGTGTATGCTGATCGGATGAAATGGATTATCGCGGAAGATCATCCGCCGCTGCCAGGCGCCGATCACAATCTGTTTGCAAAACGTCTGGCATATGACCAACGGGATATGGATGAGGAGTTGCAGCTAATTGCAGTCGTGCGTCAGAATATGGCCCGCATTCTGAAAACTCTCAGCGAAGAACAGCTCCAGCGAACGGGCCTGCATTCGCATGATGGCGAAGTGAGTGTTGCCAGTTTACTGGAGCGAATTACTCATCATATCCCCCATCATATTAAGATGATCCAGGAAAAACGTGATGCACTGCAGGTCTGA
- a CDS encoding dioxygenase family protein codes for MSSSLSDLKRRNFLKWSAFSVAALTTPGLMAEELIRTPAMTEGPFYPDKMPLDTDNDLLIINDSLTPAVGEITYLGGKVLDAKGQPLRNAFVEIWQVDSKASYLHTRGENKEGRDGNFQGYGRFMTDSKGQYFFRTIKPVPYRAGRGFRTPHIHVAVSKNGQRILTTQLLINGHELNAEDGVYRQIRNPEQRKSILVDFKPLPDSKLGELAANFDIVLGKTAEENPDGTIKGGIGKSELTGGGRGPRPSRKQ; via the coding sequence ATGAGCAGCTCTCTATCGGATTTAAAGCGACGGAACTTTTTAAAATGGTCTGCCTTCAGTGTGGCGGCGTTGACGACTCCGGGGTTGATGGCGGAAGAATTGATCCGCACACCCGCGATGACGGAAGGCCCATTTTACCCGGATAAAATGCCACTCGATACCGATAATGATTTGCTGATTATCAATGATTCACTTACGCCAGCCGTGGGTGAAATTACGTACCTGGGGGGCAAGGTTCTGGATGCGAAAGGGCAGCCGCTGCGGAATGCATTCGTGGAAATCTGGCAGGTGGACAGTAAAGCCTCTTATCTCCACACGCGTGGCGAAAACAAAGAGGGCCGCGATGGCAACTTTCAGGGGTATGGTCGTTTTATGACCGACTCCAAAGGGCAGTATTTCTTCCGGACGATCAAGCCGGTTCCCTATCGGGCCGGGCGTGGATTTCGCACGCCGCATATCCATGTTGCCGTCAGTAAGAACGGGCAGCGGATTTTAACCACCCAGTTGTTGATCAACGGCCATGAACTCAACGCAGAAGATGGCGTCTATCGGCAGATCAGAAATCCGGAGCAGCGCAAATCGATTCTGGTTGATTTCAAACCACTGCCGGATTCAAAACTGGGTGAACTGGCTGCCAACTTCGATATTGTTCTGGGGAAAACCGCTGAAGAGAATCCTGACGGGACGATCAAAGGGGGGATCGGCAAATCGGAACTGACGGGCGGCGGACGTGGACCACGTCCGTCTCGAAAGCAGTAA